From Burkholderia sp. WP9, a single genomic window includes:
- the zapE gene encoding cell division protein ZapE — translation MFDEAQVTRTLAARGIVPDASQRQAIAALATLLGANGRAARSSGAAQHHQGVYCYGLPGRGKSLVVDTVFELANGRKRRLHFHEFLREMNRRLVNEPRGDDRLGSVSRQWLDGSELLCFDEFHVHDIADAFLMGRFLDTAIGLGTRIVLTSNYAPDALLADPEFHERFLPTIEQIKRCFTVIHFDGARDYRFGGEEADVPRFFAPLDSATHEALRRIFVHYEGSAAPSPVTLSAAGRPLAARAAGAALLWADFENLCVASRSHLDYLELAEQWHGLILDNLRTESLTHTHTLQRLVWLVDIFYDRKRALFIASDEPMVAALSGLEGAHDLSRTLSRLAEMQSRAYRSTLENAGEVSADMPEDAVDDSV, via the coding sequence ATGTTTGACGAAGCTCAGGTCACGCGCACGCTGGCCGCACGCGGCATCGTGCCCGATGCGAGCCAGCGTCAAGCGATCGCAGCGCTCGCCACCCTGCTCGGCGCTAACGGCCGGGCCGCGAGATCATCTGGCGCCGCACAGCACCATCAAGGCGTGTATTGCTACGGATTGCCGGGGCGCGGCAAGAGTCTGGTGGTCGATACCGTGTTTGAACTGGCGAACGGCCGAAAGCGGCGTCTGCATTTCCACGAATTTCTGCGTGAGATGAACCGGCGGCTTGTGAACGAGCCACGCGGCGACGACCGGCTCGGCTCGGTCTCGCGACAATGGCTCGATGGTAGCGAGCTGCTGTGTTTCGACGAATTCCACGTGCACGATATCGCCGACGCGTTTCTGATGGGCCGCTTTCTCGACACCGCAATCGGCCTCGGCACCCGCATCGTACTCACCTCGAACTACGCGCCGGACGCCCTGCTCGCCGACCCGGAGTTTCACGAGCGTTTTCTGCCGACCATCGAGCAGATCAAACGCTGCTTCACCGTGATTCATTTCGACGGCGCGCGCGACTATCGTTTCGGCGGAGAAGAAGCGGACGTTCCGCGTTTCTTTGCGCCGCTCGATTCCGCCACCCACGAAGCGCTGCGCCGGATTTTCGTGCACTACGAAGGCAGCGCGGCGCCGAGTCCGGTCACGTTGAGCGCGGCTGGCAGGCCGCTCGCCGCGCGCGCAGCGGGCGCGGCTTTGCTATGGGCAGACTTCGAGAATCTGTGCGTGGCGAGCCGTTCGCATCTCGACTACCTGGAGCTTGCCGAGCAATGGCACGGTCTGATTCTCGACAATCTGCGCACCGAATCGCTGACTCACACCCACACGCTGCAACGGCTGGTCTGGCTGGTCGATATCTTCTACGACCGCAAGCGCGCCCTGTTCATCGCATCCGATGAGCCGATGGTGGCGGCGCTCAGCGGCCTGGAAGGGGCACATGATCTGTCACGCACGTTGAGCCGTCTTGCCGAAATGCAATCGCGCGCTTATCGCAGCACGCTCGAGAACGCCGGCGAGGTGTCGGCGGACATGCCCGAAGACGCAGTAGACGATTCCGTGTAA